Proteins co-encoded in one Ziziphus jujuba cultivar Dongzao chromosome 9, ASM3175591v1 genomic window:
- the LOC107426143 gene encoding histone-lysine N-methyltransferase EZA1 isoform X2 produces the protein MGRSHGEQPSDVVGTLSHKMHQIKKQIQAERIVSVKEKVEKNAKKLEDHVLKILSTASSSFTEENGSARMFARRIEHPLCKLSGLAQGYGDKDHVNFHEVSSPSSSKLPHTEKLPPYTTWIFLDRNQRMADDQSVVGRRRIYYDQHGSEALICSDSEEEIPETEEEKHEFSPGEDKLLSMVFQEYGQNEEVTKSVSHFIGASTLEIQDRYNTVKEKNQEKNDTKGSGEFGSDNGVWLSKGLSAALDSFDNLFCRRCMMFDCRLHGCSQPLVFPTEKQLYWSEHDEDRKPCSDHCYLRLITGKNLPEDPNADSVHKMKTRSSERESTPASPNAEEHTAHGKRDIVNSESCTLQRTISVASETISSSKSAAGDLNADVPAMKIDHENLAKRKAMKQTDTEPHDLVMVSDDFNASCKKQKRLAALDAESGSTNEIQVQDCNFSAKSSHLDVGLHKKIELQIPTNNSGSASYDESGDIVRDEQEDDMEVLELKQFSESTGQIERVSSSSEWKLMEKELYMKGLEIFGRNSCLIARNLLSGLKSCMEVSTYMHEGGVSMPHGSVVGPSSFTEDNGKTDTDHTDQEMPTKSRLIRRRGKARKLKYSWKSAGHPSIWKRIADGKNQSCKQYTPCGCQSMCGKQCSCLHNGTCCEKYCGCSKSCKNRFRGCHCAKSQCRSRQCPCFAAGRECDPDVCRNCWVSCGDGTLEEPPRQGDGQCGNMRLLLRQQQRILLAKSDVAGWGAFLKNSVNKNDYLGEYTGELISHREADKRGKIYDRANSSFLFDLNDQYVLDAYRKGDKLKFANHSSNPNCYAKVMLVAGDHRVGIFAKEHIEASEELFYDYRYGPDQAPAWARKPEGCKRDDSSVSQGRAKKHQSH, from the exons ATGGGG AGATCACATGGAGAACAGCCAAGCGATGTTGTTGGAACCTTGTCACATAAGATGCATCAGATTAAGAAGCAAATCCAAGCAGAGAGAATTGTTTCggttaaa GAAAAAGTTGAAAAGAATGCAAAGAAGCTAGAAGATCATGTATTAAAGATTTTATCAACAGCTTCAAGTTCATTTACAGAGGAAAATGGGAGTGCGAGAATGTTTGCTCGGAGAATTGAACACCCTTTGTGCAAGTTGAGTGGATTGGCTCAAGGATATGGAGATAAAGACCATGTCAATTTTCACGAAGTTAGTTCCCCATCAAGTTCCAAGCTTCCACATACCGAAAAGTTACCACCTTACACAACATGGATATTCTTGGACAG AAACCAGAGAATGGCTGATGACCAGTCAGTGGTCGGAAGGAGACGGATTTACTACGACCAACATGGCAGTGAAGCGCTCATCTGTAGTGACAGTGAGGAAGAGATTCCAGAAACTGAGGAAGAGAAACATGAATTCTCTCCGGGCGAAGATAAATTGCTTTC GATGGTCTTTCAAGAGTATGGACAAAACGAGGAAGTGACAAAAAGTGTGAGCCATTTTATTGGGGCCTCCACTTTGGAAATCCAG GACCGCTACAACACAGTTAAGGAAAAGAACCAAGAGAAAAATGACACAAAAGGTTCTGGAGAATTTGGATCTGATAATGGAGTTTGGCTGAGCAAGGGTCTTAGTGCTGCTTTAGATTCTTTTGATAATCTTTTTTGTCGTCGTTGCATG ATGTTTGATTGCCGTCTGCATGGCTGTTCCCAACCTCTAGTCTTTCCT ACTGAAAAGCAGTTGTATTGGTCTGAACACGACGAGGATAGGAAGCCTTGCAGTGATCACTGTTACCTTAGG TTAATAACTGGCAAAAACTTGCCAGAGGACCCAAATGCTGATTCTGTGCATAAGATGAAAACAAGAAgttcagagagagagagcactCCAGCATCCCCTAATGCTGAAGAACATACTGCACATGGTAAAAGAGACATAGTGAATAGTGAATCATGCACTCTTCAGAGAACTATTTCTGTTGCATCAGAAACTATTTCAAGTTCAAAATCTGCAGCCGGTGATTTAAATGCAGATGTACCTGCAATGAAAATAGACCATGAAAATTTGGCAAAGCGCAAGGCCATGAAGCAAACAGATACTGAGCCACATGACCTGGTAATGGTTTCTGATGATTTCAATGCTTCATGCAAAAAACAGAAGAGACTAGCTGCTTTGGATGCAGAAAGTGGAAGTACCAATGAAATTCAGGTCCAGGATTGCAATTTCAGTGCCAAAAGTAGCCATCTGGATGTTGGTttgcataaaaaaattgaacttcAAATTCCCACTAATAACTCTGGAAGTGCTTCCTATGATGAATCTGGGGACATAGTCAGAGATGAACAAGAAGATGACATGGAAGTACTTGAACTGAAGCAGTTTTCAGAATCCACAGGACAAATTGAAAGGGTTTCTAGCAGCTCAGAATGGAAACTGATGGAGAAAGAATTGTATATGAAGGGATTGGAGATATTTGGCAGAAACAG TTGTCTCATAGCGAGGAACTTGCTTTCTGGTTTGAAGAGTTGTATGGAGGTGTCCACTTACATGCACGAGGGTGGAGTTTCAATGCCTCATGGATCTGTTGTTGGGCCAAGTTCATTTACAGAAGACAATGGGAAAACTGATACCGACCATACA GACCAAGAGATGCCAACAAAGTCTCGGTTAATTCGTAGAAGAGGAAAGGCACGGAAGCTTAAATATTCTTGGAAGTCCGCTGGTCACCCATCAATCTGGAAAAGAATTGCTGATGGCAAAAACCAGTCTTGTAAGCAATATACACCATGTGGATGTCAATCCATGTGTGGCAAGCAGTGCTCTTGTCTACATAATGGAACTTGCTGTGAAAAATACTGTGG GTGCTCAAAAAGCTGCAAGAATCGTTTCAGAGGGTGTCATTGTGCAAAGAGTCAATGCAGAAGTCGCCAATGCCCATGCTTTGCAGCTGGACGTGAATGTGACCCAGATGTTTGCCGGAATTGTTGGGTTAG TTGTGGAGATGGTACATTAGAAGAGCCACCCAGACAAGGAGATGGTCAATGTGGAAACATGAGGCTCCTTCTGAGGCAACAGCAGAGG ATTCTCTTGGCCAAGTCTGATGTTGCTGGATGGGGAGCTTTTCTAAAG AACTCGGTCAACAAAAATGATTATCTTGGAGAATATACTGGTGAACTTATTTCCCATCGAGAAGCTGATAAGCGGGGCAAGATATATGATCGTGCAAACTCATCATTCCTTTTTGACTTGAATGATCAG TATGTTCTAGATGCTTATCGGAAAGGAGACAAACTAAAATTTGCAAACCATTCATCTAATCCTAACTGCTATGCAAAG GTAATGTTAGTTGCAGGAGATCATCGAGTAGGCATTTTTGCCAAGGAACATATCGAAGCTAGTGAGGAGCTCTTCTATGATTATCGTTACGGACCAGACCAAGCACCTGCATGGGCTCGAAAACCAGAGGGTTGTAAGAGAGATGATTCATCGGTCTCACAAGGCAGAGCAAAGAAACACCAATCTCATTGA
- the LOC107426143 gene encoding histone-lysine N-methyltransferase EZA1 isoform X4 produces the protein MDILGQHRNQRMADDQSVVGRRRIYYDQHGSEALICSDSEEEIPETEEEKHEFSPGEDKLLSMVFQEYGQNEEVTKSVSHFIGASTLEIQDRYNTVKEKNQEKNDTKGSGEFGSDNGVWLSKGLSAALDSFDNLFCRRCMMFDCRLHGCSQPLVFPTEKQLYWSEHDEDRKPCSDHCYLRLITGKNLPEDPNADSVHKMKTRSSERESTPASPNAEEHTAHGKRDIVNSESCTLQRTISVASETISSSKSAAGDLNADVPAMKIDHENLAKRKAMKQTDTEPHDLVMVSDDFNASCKKQKRLAALDAESGSTNEIQVQDCNFSAKSSHLDVGLHKKIELQIPTNNSGSASYDESGDIVRDEQEDDMEVLELKQFSESTGQIERVSSSSEWKLMEKELYMKGLEIFGRNSCLIARNLLSGLKSCMEVSTYMHEGGVSMPHGSVVGPSSFTEDNGKTDTDHTDQEMPTKSRLIRRRGKARKLKYSWKSAGHPSIWKRIADGKNQSCKQYTPCGCQSMCGKQCSCLHNGTCCEKYCGCSKSCKNRFRGCHCAKSQCRSRQCPCFAAGRECDPDVCRNCWVSCGDGTLEEPPRQGDGQCGNMRLLLRQQQRILLAKSDVAGWGAFLKNSVNKNDYLGEYTGELISHREADKRGKIYDRANSSFLFDLNDQYVLDAYRKGDKLKFANHSSNPNCYAKVMLVAGDHRVGIFAKEHIEASEELFYDYRYGPDQAPAWARKPEGCKRDDSSVSQGRAKKHQSH, from the exons ATGGATATTCTTGGACAG CACAGAAACCAGAGAATGGCTGATGACCAGTCAGTGGTCGGAAGGAGACGGATTTACTACGACCAACATGGCAGTGAAGCGCTCATCTGTAGTGACAGTGAGGAAGAGATTCCAGAAACTGAGGAAGAGAAACATGAATTCTCTCCGGGCGAAGATAAATTGCTTTC GATGGTCTTTCAAGAGTATGGACAAAACGAGGAAGTGACAAAAAGTGTGAGCCATTTTATTGGGGCCTCCACTTTGGAAATCCAG GACCGCTACAACACAGTTAAGGAAAAGAACCAAGAGAAAAATGACACAAAAGGTTCTGGAGAATTTGGATCTGATAATGGAGTTTGGCTGAGCAAGGGTCTTAGTGCTGCTTTAGATTCTTTTGATAATCTTTTTTGTCGTCGTTGCATG ATGTTTGATTGCCGTCTGCATGGCTGTTCCCAACCTCTAGTCTTTCCT ACTGAAAAGCAGTTGTATTGGTCTGAACACGACGAGGATAGGAAGCCTTGCAGTGATCACTGTTACCTTAGG TTAATAACTGGCAAAAACTTGCCAGAGGACCCAAATGCTGATTCTGTGCATAAGATGAAAACAAGAAgttcagagagagagagcactCCAGCATCCCCTAATGCTGAAGAACATACTGCACATGGTAAAAGAGACATAGTGAATAGTGAATCATGCACTCTTCAGAGAACTATTTCTGTTGCATCAGAAACTATTTCAAGTTCAAAATCTGCAGCCGGTGATTTAAATGCAGATGTACCTGCAATGAAAATAGACCATGAAAATTTGGCAAAGCGCAAGGCCATGAAGCAAACAGATACTGAGCCACATGACCTGGTAATGGTTTCTGATGATTTCAATGCTTCATGCAAAAAACAGAAGAGACTAGCTGCTTTGGATGCAGAAAGTGGAAGTACCAATGAAATTCAGGTCCAGGATTGCAATTTCAGTGCCAAAAGTAGCCATCTGGATGTTGGTttgcataaaaaaattgaacttcAAATTCCCACTAATAACTCTGGAAGTGCTTCCTATGATGAATCTGGGGACATAGTCAGAGATGAACAAGAAGATGACATGGAAGTACTTGAACTGAAGCAGTTTTCAGAATCCACAGGACAAATTGAAAGGGTTTCTAGCAGCTCAGAATGGAAACTGATGGAGAAAGAATTGTATATGAAGGGATTGGAGATATTTGGCAGAAACAG TTGTCTCATAGCGAGGAACTTGCTTTCTGGTTTGAAGAGTTGTATGGAGGTGTCCACTTACATGCACGAGGGTGGAGTTTCAATGCCTCATGGATCTGTTGTTGGGCCAAGTTCATTTACAGAAGACAATGGGAAAACTGATACCGACCATACA GACCAAGAGATGCCAACAAAGTCTCGGTTAATTCGTAGAAGAGGAAAGGCACGGAAGCTTAAATATTCTTGGAAGTCCGCTGGTCACCCATCAATCTGGAAAAGAATTGCTGATGGCAAAAACCAGTCTTGTAAGCAATATACACCATGTGGATGTCAATCCATGTGTGGCAAGCAGTGCTCTTGTCTACATAATGGAACTTGCTGTGAAAAATACTGTGG GTGCTCAAAAAGCTGCAAGAATCGTTTCAGAGGGTGTCATTGTGCAAAGAGTCAATGCAGAAGTCGCCAATGCCCATGCTTTGCAGCTGGACGTGAATGTGACCCAGATGTTTGCCGGAATTGTTGGGTTAG TTGTGGAGATGGTACATTAGAAGAGCCACCCAGACAAGGAGATGGTCAATGTGGAAACATGAGGCTCCTTCTGAGGCAACAGCAGAGG ATTCTCTTGGCCAAGTCTGATGTTGCTGGATGGGGAGCTTTTCTAAAG AACTCGGTCAACAAAAATGATTATCTTGGAGAATATACTGGTGAACTTATTTCCCATCGAGAAGCTGATAAGCGGGGCAAGATATATGATCGTGCAAACTCATCATTCCTTTTTGACTTGAATGATCAG TATGTTCTAGATGCTTATCGGAAAGGAGACAAACTAAAATTTGCAAACCATTCATCTAATCCTAACTGCTATGCAAAG GTAATGTTAGTTGCAGGAGATCATCGAGTAGGCATTTTTGCCAAGGAACATATCGAAGCTAGTGAGGAGCTCTTCTATGATTATCGTTACGGACCAGACCAAGCACCTGCATGGGCTCGAAAACCAGAGGGTTGTAAGAGAGATGATTCATCGGTCTCACAAGGCAGAGCAAAGAAACACCAATCTCATTGA